The DNA window AGAGCAGCCGAAGGGGCGCCAGACGAGTAGCCAGAGTCCCGATTTGGCATCGCcgctggcggcggaggaggaggaggcgggacacctgctgcagatggaaaTGGAGGTGGCGGtgggggaggaggagctccagctcctgggatcggagggggggccaggaggcggaggaggaggaggaggagcggcgCTGGTCACGGGCAtaggaggaggtggtggtggaggtgcCGGCGGAGGGCTGCCAGCTCCAGGAATCGGCGGAGGAccaggtggaggaggaggtggaggacTGGCAACTCccggcgatggcagcggcggcggaggcggaaCTGCTGGTGGAGCACTGACCGTGGGCAACGGAGGAGGCAATGACGGCGCTTTTGGCGATGGCAGaggtggaggcggaggaggagctgggaTGCTGCTTGCTACCGGCAGggggggaggcggcggcgcatgATTTGCCGCTGGTGGAGGCGGAACTGGTCGAGCACTTGGCGGCGGTAAAGGAGGAGCGCTCGCGGTTGGCACCtttggaggcagaggaggaggagcagcggcaggaaTCGATATGCCGGCATCGCTGCCtcgaggtggtggtggaggaggaacCGGTCCACGGCTGGGTGGAGGGGGCGCAGAAATGCGCTGGCCTGTGAAGGGAGGCGGAACGTTGAACTTGTGGTCGTCGGCCTCGAGAGGAGTCTTGGCAGGTCGCGGGGGAGGAGGGGGGATAGACGAAGTAGCACCAGGTATTATTGATAATACGGacgacttcttcttgtcggcGGCTTGGTTCGCAAACTTGCCGGCGTCGGGCAGGGGAGGCGGGGCATTGAATCTcggccgaggaggagacggTACTCTCGGTGGGCTGGCGTCTCTGGTGACCTGGCCGCCCGATCGCCGAGGGGCcggagggggaggaggcCCTGCTCTCCGTGCAGAAGGAGAGCTGTTCAgggcagcagcggctgctgctgcggcggcgggtggaggtggaggcgGTGCCCTCACAGTTCTTGATTCGAGGCCGTTGGTCGAAGGTGAAGGCAGGGcgggtggtggtggcggcggcgctgcctCATTGGCCAGCTTGGCTTGTTCTTCACGGAGAAAGTCGACAATGAACTCTTGGTTGTCCTTGATAAAGTCATCGTTCAAGCCCTTGTCGCTAAGATCCTGGCCGAAATGCTCTCGCCAAAGGGGGTCGAAAGCGTCCAGCAGAGCAAATTCAGAGCCCTTGTTATCGTTCAAGCTAACAGAGGAGCCGGAGTTGTGGGAAAACCCGGACAAATTGGAAGTTGCAGTGTCCGGTATCATGGACACGGTCGAATGTCGGTGGAAGATGTTGCCCAGCAGGCTATGCTTCTGGCCTCCTGAAGCCTGGTTGGATCCGCCAAAAGGAGCGGCTCTCGTGGCTCGGCTGGCGTTCTTTTCTCGCtcgtccatcttctttttgaaCTGCCTGGCCTCCTTCTCGTCGACAAAACTGAGCGCTGCGAGACATTCCTCCAATTCGAAAGTGTGGAAAAAGGTTCGGTCTTGGTTATAGCTCCATGAATCGAAGATTTCTTGGTCCCAGATGACCCCGCGGTTGGATGGCTGTTATAAATATACCAAAAGCTGTTAACACGttgatttcttctcttcgtttCTCTCCAGATCGGTCACTTGCTTCCCACGGGCCTTGTTTGCGAGCAAAACCAGCAGTAGAGTAAGCTGAGAAAAAGCGATTCAAAGGGAGTCACACGTACCGAGATATCCACCAATTTGAGCCAGTAGGTGTTACCGACCAGATCGTTGGCCAGCACAACGGCGCCCTGCAGTCCCGTGTAGGTCCATTTCGAGCGATTGGGATACGCAACGTAGAgcttggcgacggcgacggcctGGATTTTGTTGGACTGCTTGGGCACGAAGCGCTTGACGGTATCCTtatcgtcgtcgttgagGATAGAGGGCATGTttgcggcggtggaggccGCTCGGGAGCGGTCGCTGGGGAAaggcgcggcggcggcggatggTGgcgggaagaaaaaaagggacaagaGGTCGATTCGGCAGCGAGGAGCTGTTCACGAGCGACTGTTTGGCGGTCGTCGGTTTGGCGGCGTGGAAAGAGGGGGGCGCCTAATAGTAGGTAGTCGATGGTAGCTGGACTTGACCGTCTCCTCTTTTTGTCCAAAGTTGGCGCCCGCTGTCAAAAGGCAGCAGGATTTGATTCAAGGGCCGCAGCCTCCAGGCAGGCGTGGGCAACGGCCGCGGGCCGAGCAAGCGCTAATAGGATGGCTGTTTCGTGCAAGGGAGGAATCGAGTCGAACATGCGTCTCCGGCGGCGGAGGCATCAAGGGAGAGATTTAGGGAGGAcaggaagatgagagagagaacaaaGCGAGGGCGAAGgtgaaggaagaggacgTGCTGGCGTGAGGTTGCGCTATTCGGACAAGGGACCCGGGAATCCGCAGCAAGCAAGTTCCACTGGCAGTTTCGGTGCACAGCTCCGCCCCGGGCGCTATGGAATCCGCAGCAGCGCAAATTACACAGTGTTCGTCGCCCTCTCGCATCGCTGTAACTTTGGGGCTAGGCTGCTGGAAATTAGCGGGGAGGGGTGCTATAATAGGCCCAAGGCATCCATGGATACTGTAGCAGCTCCCCTGCCTGCTTACTGTACAGAAGCTGATTCTGCCTCAGTAGCAGAAAGCCGCGCCAGTCTCTGTCGTCATCACGCAGAAAAGGCACGAGACCTTCCAATGGTGACGACGGTTATCGATTGCAGAGCCATGGCAGAAGCTATGGGGATTCAGTTTAATTAATCTTGAGCATTTTGTGAGATGACATGCACAAGATGTAGAGCATTAGTACTGGTGGTTGAGTGGGCAGTATTGAGTGAGTGGCTCAGGCATCCACTGTCTCGCCGTCACACCCCGCCGTTACATTCTGCTGCGAACATCAAATCAGTACTCCATCAGGCAAGATAGCCTCTTTACACGAAATTGAAACCACATCAAGTCGTTCGTAAAGGAACAGAGTTTCAGATTAAAATGATGTATTGATTAATGGTAAACGCTCTATTGTTGTGTATTATCCTCTCTTTATTTGTTCAGCTCCTCCTTTCTAGCCTGGcgctcctccttggtgcCCTGTTCTGGAGGCATGTTCTTGGCCACGGCCGGGCCTGGATGAGCCTGGTGCGCAGCAAACTTGGGGTCGACGGCGGCGTTGTCCTGGATGGGCTGGATGGAGAATTGCTTCTCGCCCTAGGAGAACTCCGTGTTAGCGACTCGGCTTGTCAAAGGCTTTCAATAGATGAAACGATGAATGCAAGACATACCTCCTTCTTTTGCTGGTTGTTGCCGGAATCCATGTTGATATGCTTTGAGACGAATGTTCTCCTTGTATATGGGTTTATGATATCGCGTTTATAACGTAAATGTGCAATAGTAGTTCTGTTACGAAGAATAATCATGCAATTTTGTGTTTTTACAGAttggagaaaaagaagtcaGAACTTGGGCAGCAAACCCGCAAACTATATATACACCCAAAGCGCCTTAGCTGAGGCCTGCAGGCTGAGGTTCGTTCGATACGGCGCCGCTTCTAGGCGCTGGTGGCGCTGGGTTAGATGTGGATGACGTTTCTGTCAACGTCATTGCAATGTTGGCACCGAGTCGAACCAAACAAGAATGTGCTTTAGGGTGTAACCACCGCGCAAGCAAAAATCGTAATCTTGATACGATGCGGTTGAACGCCAGTCATGAACTAGAACAAGAATTAACACAAGAATCATTCTGTGTTATCTCTTCCTGATACGGGCTTGTAAGTGATGGTCGTAACATGAGTACATTGGGGGCATCAAGGTACTGCAGTACACGCTTGTAATCGGTAATGCCCCAGATTTTGAACGGGAAGACAGCTCAAGCATGTTAGTAGTCACGTGAGTTAACGGAGCCCCGCCCGGAGCAGCGAGCTTGCCTGCGCTAGAAAACGGTACCCCGTCAATACGCCAGTCGGTCATACTAAAACAGGCTCTCTGCAGGTACCTTGTAACGGAAGCTGCCGAGCCACTCTTGACTCGATCTCGATAGCTCTGGGGAAACTTCACGCTCTTTGGGCCATgaagcatcaccaccaactCTCTCGGCGCCCCGCATGTCGACCAGCAATGCGCCGCAGCCAGTCAAGTTATCTCTGCCTCTGGTAGGCCCAGCCTTTTGGCTTGTAGCTTCTTCGGCCCTGTAATTGACGCTAACAGAGTGCGCATAGGaataccagcagcagctgttccAGGAGCTTCGAGCCGAAGATGAACTCGTGATCCTGGCCCGCGGGCTGGGCCAGATGCGCCTTGTCACAAACCTCCTCCACTCCTACGATGCCGCCGGGAGCAacctcatcgtcctcgtcggcgcAGACGAGCGTGAGAACAACTGGGTTGGCGAAGCACTGGCCGAGCATGCCGCCATCAGCGCATCTCCCAAGGCACGGGGCCTGACCGTTGTCAACACGGATTCTCAAACCGTCGGCGCCAGAGAGAAGATGTATGCAAACGGGGGGTATATTCAGCATTACGTCTCGTATTCTCGTCGTCGACCTCCTTACGGGACTGTTGAGTCCCGAGCTCATCACCGGCCTTGTTGTCCTTCATGCAGACAGAATTGTTGCCACTTCCTTGGAGGCCTTCATCCTTCGAGTGTACAGgcaaaagaacaaggtcGGCTTCCTCAAGGCCTTTTCGGACAATCCGGATCCTTTTACCACGGGCTTCTCACCATTGACCACCATGATGAGAAATCTGTTTCTCAAAAAGGCGTCTCTCTGGCCAAGATTCCACGTTGCCGTTGCACAATCTCTTGAAGGCAGGAAAAAGGCCGAAGTTATTGAGCTTGAGGTCCCCATGACGGACTCCATGACGGATATTCAGAATGCAATCATGGAATGCGTCGAAGTCAGCATCCACGAGCTCAAAAAGGGCAACTCGGGCCTGGAAATGGACGATTGGAACCTTGATAGCGCTCTACTCAAGAACTTTGACGTAATTGTCCGTCGCCAGCTCGATCCCAATTGGCATCGGGTCAGTTGGAAGACACGGCAGATTGTCAACGACTTAACCATCCTCCGTGGGCTGCTCAGCAACATCCTCACCTACGATGCTGTGTCTTTCTTGCAGCATCTCGACACTATTCACGCCGCACACTCCCCTCCTCCCGGGTCGACCCGACAATCCCAATCACCTTGGCTGTTCTTGGATGCTGCCCAAACCATATTTGACACCGCCCGGAGGCGCGTTTACTCTGCGAGTCCCAAAAACGTATCGCAAAGCGGCGAAAATATTGATTCTTTGCGACCCGTTCTTGAGGAATTGCCAAAATGGGGTATCCTGGCAGAAGTCCTGGAGGAGATTGATCGAGATCTGTTTTTTGAGCCCAAGGCTCGAGATGACTCTAACGGGGGCATATTAATCATGTGCTCAAATACAGATACCTGTCGGCAGCTTCGTGACTATCTTCAAACCATGCATGTGAAGCCAAAGGTagacaaggagaagcttCCTGTCGTAGACGACCCCGAATTCGAACGTGAACGCACCGAGGAAGCCCGCCGACCGTCTGCCAACTTTATGATGAGGCGGAAACTTCGAAACTACCTACGGTGGAAACGACAGTTTGCGCAAGTCAGCGCCAGCTTGTTCGCCGAGAATCAAAAGGCTCTCAACGGTGCGTCGGACCCACGGCCGGGACACGGCGGCCTGAGAGGAGGCAAAGCGCCAGCAAACAAGAGGCGGAGAATGCGAGGCGGAGCCAGCTCAATGGCCATGTATGGACGTACTGACAACGGGAGCATTGCGCAATATTTTGAGAAACCGGCCGAGGTGGCCGATCTCATGGCAGAAGTCCAGATcacagaagaggaagcgcagcagcagaaagaagacatTATCGCCGATCCGCTGGAAGACATGGAAGACTACTATCAGCTATTTGAGATGCAGGACCTGGTTGTTGTGCACGCCTACGACGGAGACCAGGATGAGCATGTGTTGGAAGAAGTCAAGCCACGATACATCATCATGTATGAGCCGGACGCCTCCTTTATTCGCCGGGTGGAAGTATACCGTTCATCTCACAATGACCGCAATGTCCGAGTGTACTTTCTGTATTACGGGGGCTCAGTCGAGGAGCAGCGCTATCTGTCTTCCGTCAGACGGGAAAAGGACGCCTTCACCAAGCTAATCAAGGAGCGAGCGAGCATGTCGTTGGTCATGACGGTCGACCCGCACGGCGCAGAAGACCCGCAGGAGGCCTTTCTGCGAACCGTCAACACCCGCATCGCCGGAGGCGGTAAGCTGGCGGCGACGGCCGAGCCGCCTCGGGTCGTTGTCGATGTGCGAGAATTCAGGTCttcgctgccgtcgctgctgcacGGACGCTCCATGGTTGTAGTGCCATGCATGCTGACGGTGGGCGATTACATCTTGTCGCCCAACATTTGCGTAGAGCGGAAGTCCATCAGCGACTTGATCTCGTCCTTCAAGGACGGCAGACTGTACAGCCAAGCGGAAACCATGTTTCAGTATTACAAGAACCCCATGCTACTGATTGAATTCGACCAGAACAAGTCATTCACCCTAGAGCCCTTTGCCGATCTGTCGGGCAGCCTCAACAGCGTGGCCCCCACCAACGTGTCGTCAGATCTCCAGTCTAAGCTGGTGCTACTGACGCTGGCCTTTCCTAAGCTGCGCATCATCTGGTCATCTTCCCCATACGAGACAGCAGAGATATTCGCCTCTCTGAAAACCCTGGAGCACGAACCTGATCCGATTGCAGCAGTGCAGGCAGGCCTGGACAAGGACTCCAAGGTGGAAGATCAAGTCTTCAACCAAGAGCCGCAGGAAATGCTGACCATTGTACCGGGCGTGACGCCGCAGAACATCAAGAGCCTCGTCATTGATACGGAGAACATACGGGAGGTGGCCAACATGGAGCCCAAGGAGCTAGAGCCGATTGTAGGCAGAGCATCGGCCAACAAAATTCACGGCTTCTTTAATAGGAATGtgatggaggaagatgacTGATATATCTCCACCTTACCAGTGCTATTTCATGAGACTTGTACATATACGACGGTTTTCACATTTCACATAATGAGCAAGGATAAAAGTGTGCCAATATAGCGTCTTATTCAAAATTAAACCAAAGCTAATATGTAATAATACATGCAGtaaacaagagacaaagaaaagaggatatACCGCATAGGTAGCGACCCGGAGGTCGAGGTATCTCAAAACCAGAGTCCAAACAATAAAACAATAATCGTACAGCACAAGGAAAATCGGTTTGTTTTTGTGGTAGTGCGTCCTTCTTCCATTCCGTTCATGGTCGTTATTCATAACCCGCTCGAGGTGaaagttgaagaaaagatAGGGCCGTCCCAAGGATCAAGCCAGAAAGGAGGCATCAACATCGGCAGCTGCTCATatcttgggcttctttttttctagtcggtttgttgttgttctttATACCGTGCTCCGCATTCTGGAGCCTCGCATTCCTCGATGCCTGTGACGCCTGCCTCCAGAGCGGCCGCATGTCAGGCaaccgatgatgatgccgaagaaggcgacgatgccgtTAATGATCGCGGTGAGCATGTTGCCGATGCCGCTGATaatggccatgatgacggAGCCGATGGTCCGGAAGATGGCTTCGAACTGTAGAAAGGGCTAGTTAGCATCTAATGTGTATTTTTAATCGCGGATGGGTAGTACATACGCAAGATACGACGGCACCCATTGTGAATGTTTGTGTGTTGTTGTAGTGGTAGAGAAAGTGTTTGTGTGGTGATTCAACAGGGTATGTTGATTCTCAATGTCAAGATCAGAAAGTAGTGATGGTAGTGGTCTCAAGAAAAGTTCTTGTTTGTGGAAAGAATGGtcatggagaagagaagagaagagagaggtgGAAAGAGGTGGCGAGCTCCCTTCTCTTATACACACGAGAGCTGCCCCCCCAAAACCGCAAAAGATGCCTGAATCCCTGCAACCAACCCCATTGTCCTTGCTCGCCTCACGCAATAGATACGTTTTggattttaaaaaaaaaaaaaccaagctAACGCGCGGAATGTACCCAGGGAAAAAGGGGACTATACTGCTGTAAGGTTACCGCATTACACGATACTACCTCTAGccctttcatcttttccaagGAACAGAGAGTCAGGTACATTCTGCATAGACGCCACATACGCACGGTACCTAAAACGCCCTATCCACTCCCGAAAACTCACTCACATGCTGTACACAGGCACATGAACACACACAGAATGGCCCTATCAatcctgctgcagctccccGTCGTTGAAGCGGTCTCTCCATCCACACTTGGCATCCACTCACACCAGGCAAGGGGGGGGCGCTAGATTTGCATCTTGGTGGTAACAAGGCAGGCAAAGATTGGCACCAGATGTGGCTTCTCCAGCGTCATCATTGCAAACATAATTTCTCTTCGcagaggggagaagaagctcccCGAAAGCAGCAATTTGGcagaagcttcttctgctgtgGCTGAGGCACCGTCAAGGGCCGTTGCATGACGTCAACATGATTGTTGCATGTCACTTATGTCACCCTTTTATTGCACAAGCGTCATTGCCGTCGAAATCGTCATACTGTTTACCGTCACCTTTCACTACCAACGGGCTGCCTCCCCTAAAATTGCCAAAAGCTTCACTGCTGCTATGTACTCATTCTCAATTCACTTGTACTGTCTCTACCCTTTTGTCGGTGC is part of the Trichoderma atroviride chromosome 1, complete sequence genome and encodes:
- a CDS encoding uncharacterized protein (BUSCO:EOG092D3TIT), with protein sequence MPSILNDDDKDTVKRFVPKQSNKIQAVAVAKLYVAYPNRSKWTYTGLQGAVVLANDLVGNTYWLKLVDISPSNRGVIWDQEIFDSWSYNQDRTFFHTFELEECLAALSFVDEKEARQFKKKMDEREKNASRATRAAPFGGSNQASGGQKHSLLGNIFHRHSTVSMIPDTATSNLSGFSHNSGSSVSLNDNKGSEFALLDAFDPLWREHFGQDLSDKGLNDDFIKDNQEFIVDFLREEQAKLANEAAPPPPPPALPSPSTNGLESRTVRAPPPPPPAAAAAAAAALNSSPSARRAGPPPPPAPRRSGGQVTRDASPPRVPSPPRPRFNAPPPLPDAGKFANQAADKKKSSVLSIIPGATSSIPPPPPRPAKTPLEADDHKFNVPPPFTGQRISAPPPPSRGPVPPPPPPRGSDAGISIPAAAPPPLPPKVPTASAPPLPPPSARPVPPPPAANHAPPPPPLPVASSIPAPPPPPPLPSPKAPSLPPPLPTVSAPPAVPPPPPLPSPGVASPPPPPPPGPPPIPGAGSPPPAPPPPPPPMPVTSAAPPPPPPPPGPPSDPRSWSSSSPTATSISICSRCPASSSSAASGDAKSGLWLLVWRPFGCSSQGRGWTGVSPGRHSGSRRYRRPQEGGQDQDQRPQCSVCWWSFWLRCGSCCCPCWTGRCAKCSSSSFAED
- a CDS encoding uncharacterized protein (EggNog:ENOG41) — encoded protein: MIILRNRTTIAHLRYKRDIINPYTRRTFVSKHINMDSGNNQQKKEGEKQFSIQPIQDNAAVDPKFAAHQAHPGPAVAKNMPPEQGTKEERQARKEELNK
- a CDS encoding uncharacterized protein (EggNog:ENOG41~TransMembrane:2 (i7-26o32-51i)) translates to MGAVVSCFEAIFRTIGSVIMAIISGIGNMLTAIINGIVAFFGIIIGCLTCGRSGGRRHRHRGMRGSRMRSTV
- a CDS encoding uncharacterized protein (BUSCO:EOG092D0B5M) — its product is MQTGGIFSITSRILVVDLLTGLLSPELITGLVVLHADRIVATSLEAFILRVYRQKNKVGFLKAFSDNPDPFTTGFSPLTTMMRNLFLKKASLWPRFHVAVAQSLEGRKKAEVIELEVPMTDSMTDIQNAIMECVEVSIHELKKGNSGLEMDDWNLDSALLKNFDVIVRRQLDPNWHRVSWKTRQIVNDLTILRGLLSNILTYDAVSFLQHLDTIHAAHSPPPGSTRQSQSPWLFLDAAQTIFDTARRRVYSASPKNVSQSGENIDSLRPVLEELPKWGILAEVLEEIDRDLFFEPKARDDSNGGILIMCSNTDTCRQLRDYLQTMHVKPKVDKEKLPVVDDPEFERERTEEARRPSANFMMRRKLRNYLRWKRQFAQVSASLFAENQKALNGASDPRPGHGGLRGGKAPANKRRRMRGGASSMAMYGRTDNGSIAQYFEKPAEVADLMAEVQITEEEAQQQKEDIIADPLEDMEDYYQLFEMQDLVVVHAYDGDQDEHVLEEVKPRYIIMYEPDASFIRRVEVYRSSHNDRNVRVYFLYYGGSVEEQRYLSSVRREKDAFTKLIKERASMSLVMTVDPHGAEDPQEAFLRTVNTRIAGGGKLAATAEPPRVVVDVREFRSSLPSLLHGRSMVVVPCMLTVGDYILSPNICVERKSISDLISSFKDGRLYSQAETMFQYYKNPMLLIEFDQNKSFTLEPFADLSGSLNSVAPTNVSSDLQSKLVLLTLAFPKLRIIWSSSPYETAEIFASLKTLEHEPDPIAAVQAGLDKDSKVEDQVFNQEPQEMLTIVPGVTPQNIKSLVIDTENIREVANMEPKELEPIVGRASANKIHGFFNRNVMEEDD